The proteins below are encoded in one region of Oreochromis aureus strain Israel breed Guangdong unplaced genomic scaffold, ZZ_aureus HiC_scaffold_87, whole genome shotgun sequence:
- the LOC116328968 gene encoding zinc-binding protein A33-like — MSEKDIFLESYLSCHVCSETLKDPVTLICKHSFCLNCLQQFWEQAKNTNCPICKRKSSKGDPRVNFALKELADSFEVRRKSGLSETEKREKKLTVVCRKHEEEPKLFCVDEQRAVCSVCDFPHQQSHKVVPVEEAVSVLKKHLKSDFKSLQDKRNKYKQVVKTYNEVIQHSKKQLLSTERQIRAEFNKLHQFLKEEEESRLAALREEEEQKGRTISREMKMIKEQISSLSDSISAVEEELQKHSVPFLRSYKDTQSRARAQSSVSDPQLVSGALIDVAKHLGNLSFRVWEKMKEKVHFSPVILDPNTANCCLYLSHDLTSVRHGDTWQQLPDNPERNTKYANILGSEGFRSGKHSWDVEVGDHPTWNVGLSKESVDKKGELFVSPKYGTWCLLHKNGKYIDGVGQTVTVKKSLQRIRVQLDYDRGEVSFYDPEDMTHIYTYRDTFTEKLFPHFSIGNAGNAKTSDIKICQTEI; from the coding sequence TGCAACAATTCTGGGAACAAgctaaaaacacaaactgtcccatttgtaaaagaaaatccTCTAAAGGAGATCCTAGAGTGAACTTTGCTCTGAAGGAACTGGCTGATTCCTTTGAGGTGAGAAGAAAATCTGGATTATCTGAGACAGAAAAGCGAGAGAAGAAATTAACAGTGGTGTGCAGAAAACATGAAGAAGAGCCAAAACTGTTCTGTGTGGACGAGCAGagagctgtgtgttctgtctgtgaCTTTCCTCACCAGCAGAGTCACAAAGTGGTTCCTGTAGAAGAAGCAGTCAGTGTCCTAAAGAAACATCTAAAATCTGACTTTAAGTCTCTGCAGGACAAGAGGAACAAATACAAACAAGTGGTGAAAACATACAATGAAGTGATTCAACACTCCAAGAAGCAGCTGTTGTCCACAGAGAGGCAGATCAGAGCAGAGTTCAACAAGCTCCACCAGTtcctgaaagaggaagaggagtccAGACTGGCAGctctgagggaggaagaggagcagaagggGAGGACTATCAGCAGAGAGATGAAGATGATTAAAGAGCAGATCTCCTCTCTGTCAGACAGCATCTCTGCTGTTGAAgaagagctgcagaaacacagcgtGCCATTCCTCAGGAGTTATAAAGACACTCAGAGCAGAGCCAGAGCCCAGAGCTCAGTGTCAGATCCACAGCTGGTCTCAGGAGCACTGATAGATGTggccaaacacctgggcaacctgTCCTTCAGAGTGTgggagaagatgaaggagaaggTCCACTTCAGTCCTGTCAttctggacccaaacactgcAAACTGCTGTCTCTATCTGTCTCATGATCTGACCAGTGTGAGACATGGAGACACATGgcagcagcttcctgataatccagagagaaacacaaaataTGCTAATATTCTGGGCTCTGAGGGTTTCAGGtctgggaaacacagctgggatgtGGAGGTGGGAGACCATCCGACCTGGAATGTGGGGTTAAGTAAAGAATCAGTTGACAAGAAGGGAGAGCTTTTTGTTTCACCAAAATATGGAACCTGGTGTTTATTgcataaaaatggaaaatacattgatggtgTTGGTCAGACTGTGACAGTGAAGAAGAGTCTCCAGAGGATCAGAGTCCAGCTGGACTATGACAGGGGGGAGGTGTCCTTCTATGACCCTGAAGACATGACTCACATCTATACTTACAGAGACACTTTCACTGAGAAACTCTTCCCACATTTCAGTATTGGAAATGCAGGAAATGCCAAAACTTCTGATATCAAAATCTGCCAGACTGAGATTTGA